The nucleotide window CCGCGAACGCTGGGCGCACGTGGACGGGATGGAACTGCACCAGAGCGACGCCCTGGCCTTCCTGGCAGCCTCCGCCACTTCGTACAACGCGATCTACTCGGTGTTCGGCGCGGCCTACTTCACCGATCCTGGTCAGGCCCTGCCCGCCGTTCACGGGCGCCTCCTGCCCGGGGGCGTCTTCGCCATGTCGCAGCATCCACCGGTGGAAGGCTGCTACGGCTGCCAGGCGTCCTACATCCCGCGCGGGCCCGACGAGGACCCGGCAATCGTCAAGCGATGGGACCACCCCCCGGCGGTGTGGACCGGGATGTTGAAGAAGCACGGGTTCGAGGACGTGACCGTCACCGTCCTCCCCGCGCCGGAACACAGCAGGCGCCGAATCGGCACGCTGCTGGTCCGTGGGGTGCGCGGCTCGTCGTAGGAAGGGGGCCCGGCCGTCGACGGCCGGGCCCCCTTCGTCCGGGCAAGGCGGAGGTGCGGTACCCCGCTACGGCAAGTTGCGGGCCATCACGATCCGCTGGACCTGGTTCGTGCCCTCGTAGATCTGCGTGATCTTGGCGTCGCGCATCATGCGCTCCACCGGGTAGTCGCGGGTGTAGCCGTAGCCGCCGAGGAGTTGGACGGCGTCGGTGGTGATCTCCATGGCGACGTCGGAGGCGAAGCACTTGGCGGCGGCGCCGTGGAAGGTCAGGTCGGCGTCGCCGCGTTCGGACTTGGCGGCGGCGGCGTAGGTGAGCTGGCGGGCGGCCTCCAGTTTCATGGCCATGTCGGCCAGCATGAACTGGATGCCCTGGAAGTCGGCGATGGCCTTGCCGAACTGCTTGCGCTCGGTCACGTAGCCCTTGGCGTAGTCCAGGGCGCCCTGGGCGATGCCGAGGGCCTGGGCGGCGATGGTGATGCGGGTGTGGTCGAGGGTCTTCATCGCGGTGGCGAAGCCGGTGCCCTCGGCGCCGATCATGCGGTCGGCGGGGATGCGGACGTTGTCGAAGTAGACCTCGCGGGTGGGCGAGCCCTTGATGCCCAGCTTCTTCTCCGGGGCGCCGAAGGAGACGCCCTCGTCGGACTTCTCCACCACGAAGGCGCTGATGCCCTTGGAGCGCTTCTCGGGGTCGGTGACGGCCATCACCGTGTAGTACTCGGAGACGCCCGCGTTGGTGATCCACCGCTTGACGCCGTTGAGCACGTAGGAGTCGCCGTCGCGTACCGCGCGGGTCTTCATGCCGGCCGCGTCCGAGCCCGCCTCCGGCTCCGACAGGCAGTAGGAGAACATCGCGTCGCCCTTGGCCAGCGGCCCCAGGTACTTCTTCTTCAGCTCCTCGGAGCCGGAGAGGATCACCGGCAGCGAGCCGAGCTTGTTGACCGCCGGGATCAGCGAGGAGGAGGCGCAGGCGCGGGCCACCTCCTCGATCACCAGCACGGTGGCGAGCGCGTCGGCGCCGGCGCCGCCGTAGGACTCCGGGACGTGGACCGCGTGCAGGTCGGCGGCGACCAGGGCGTCGTGCGCCTCCTGCGGGAAACGCGCCTGCTCGTCGACGTCCGCGGCGAACGGTGCGATCTTCGCCTCGGCGAGCGAACGCACCGTCTCACGGAGCATCTCGTGCTCCTCGGAGAGGCGGTAGAGATCGAATTCGTTGGAACCCGCCAAGGCGTCTCACTCCCGACATCCGCATAACCGTGCCCGCCGTGCGGGCGCGCCTGCTAATTACCGTTAAGTAACGTCATCCTAGGCCCGAGGCCGACTCCGCGATACGTGAGCTACCCGACAGCCTGCCCGGCCACGCCCCCACGCACCGCCTCGTCGCACGGCGGCCCGACTATGCTCGGTTGCCACGCGTGCAACCGATGCAGCACCTCGCACCACCCGTGGCACCCCCGAAAGGCGATACAGGCGTGAAGCTCACCGTGATCGGCACCGGATACCTCGGAGCGACCCACGCGGCGGCCATGGCGGAGCTGGGCTTCGAGGTGCTGGGGCTGGACATCGATCCGGACAAGATCGCCATGCTCTCCCGGGGCCACCTGCCGATCTACGAGCCCGGCCTGGACGAGCTGCTCCAGCGGCACGTCGACGGGGTGGCCGGCTCCACCGGGCGGCTGCGCTTCACCACCGACTGGCAGGAGGCCGCCGACTTCGGCGACGTCCATTTCGTGTGCGTCAACACCCCGCAGAAGCGCGGCGAGTACGCCTGCGACATGTCGTACGTGGAGAGCGCGGTGGAGTCGCTCGCCCCGCATCTGACCCGGCCGACGCTGGTGGTGGGGAAGTCCACGGTGCCGGTGGGCAGCGCCGAGCGGCTGGCGGAGCGGCTGGCCGCGCTCGCCCCGGCCGGGGCCGCCGCGGAGCTGGCGTGGAACCCGGAGTTCCTGCGCGAGGGGTTCGCCGTGGAGGACACCCTGCACCCGGACCGGATCGTGATCGGGGTGCGCTCGGAGGAGGCGGAGAAGGCGCTGCGGGAGGTCTACGCCACCCCGATCGGGGCCGGCACCCCGCTGGTGGTCACCGACTACGCCACCGCGGAGCTGGTGAAGAACGCCGCCAACTCCTTCCTGTCCACCAAGATCTCGTTCATCAACGCGATGGCCGAGGTGTGCGAGGCGGCCGGCGGTGACGTGGTCAAGCTCGCCGAGGCCATCGGGTACGACGACCGGATCGGCCACAAGTTCCTGCGCGCCGGGATCGGCTTCGGCGGCGGCTGCCTGCCCAAGGACATCCGCGCCTTCATGGCCCGGGCCGGCGAGCTGGGGGCCGACCAGGCGCTGACCTTCCTGCGCGAGGTCGACTCGATCAACATGCGCCGCCGGGGGCACATGGTGGAGATGGCCCGCGAGGCGTGCGGCGCCGACGGCTCCTTCCTCGGCAAGCGGATCGCGGTGCTGGGCGCCACCTTCAAGCCCGACTCCGACGACGTACGGGACTCCCCCGCGCTCAACGTGGCCGGCCAGATCCAGCTCCAGGGCGGCCAGGTCACCGTCTACGACCCCAAGGGGATGGAGAACGCCGCCCGGCTCTTCCCGACCCTGACCTACGCCGCCAGCGCGCTGGAGGCGGTGCGCGGCGCCGACGTGGTGCTCCATCTGACCGAGTGGCGCGAGTTCCGTGAGCTGGACCCGGTGGCGCTGGGTTCGGTGGCCGCCGTCCGGCGCATCCTGGACGGCCGCAACACCCTCGACCCGCAGACGTGGCGGTCGGCGGGGTGGACGTTCCGGGCGATGGGCCGCCCGCGGGTGTGAGGCGCCCGGCCGGGCCGCGCGGCCCGGCCGGCCATCGGCACGGTCAGCCGTCGAGCTGGTCGATGGTGGCGGTCGACGGGCCGCGTACGGAACGCAGCCGGACGGCCACCGACTCCGCCTCGCGCAGCACCCGCAACGGGTTGTGCCAGGTCAGCTTCGCCAGGTCGGTCTCGGACCAGCCACGGCGCAGCAGCTCGGCGACGAGGTTGGGGTAGCCGGAGACGTCGGCGAGGTCGGCCGGGGTGAAGGCGGTGCCGTCGTAGTCGCCGCCGACGCCGATGTGGTCGACGCCGGCGACCTCGCGCATGTGGTCGAGGTGGTCGGCGACGGTCGCCGCGGTGGCCACCGGACGCGGGTTGGCGGCCTCGAAGGCGCGCTGCACCGCCATCGCCTCGGGCGTGGTGTCCAGCGGGTGGAAGCCGTGGGCGCGCATGTTGTCGTCGGCGGCCCGGGTCCAGGCGATC belongs to Streptantibioticus cattleyicolor NRRL 8057 = DSM 46488 and includes:
- a CDS encoding UDP-glucose dehydrogenase family protein; amino-acid sequence: MQHLAPPVAPPKGDTGVKLTVIGTGYLGATHAAAMAELGFEVLGLDIDPDKIAMLSRGHLPIYEPGLDELLQRHVDGVAGSTGRLRFTTDWQEAADFGDVHFVCVNTPQKRGEYACDMSYVESAVESLAPHLTRPTLVVGKSTVPVGSAERLAERLAALAPAGAAAELAWNPEFLREGFAVEDTLHPDRIVIGVRSEEAEKALREVYATPIGAGTPLVVTDYATAELVKNAANSFLSTKISFINAMAEVCEAAGGDVVKLAEAIGYDDRIGHKFLRAGIGFGGGCLPKDIRAFMARAGELGADQALTFLREVDSINMRRRGHMVEMAREACGADGSFLGKRIAVLGATFKPDSDDVRDSPALNVAGQIQLQGGQVTVYDPKGMENAARLFPTLTYAASALEAVRGADVVLHLTEWREFRELDPVALGSVAAVRRILDGRNTLDPQTWRSAGWTFRAMGRPRV
- a CDS encoding acyl-CoA dehydrogenase family protein, yielding MAGSNEFDLYRLSEEHEMLRETVRSLAEAKIAPFAADVDEQARFPQEAHDALVAADLHAVHVPESYGGAGADALATVLVIEEVARACASSSLIPAVNKLGSLPVILSGSEELKKKYLGPLAKGDAMFSYCLSEPEAGSDAAGMKTRAVRDGDSYVLNGVKRWITNAGVSEYYTVMAVTDPEKRSKGISAFVVEKSDEGVSFGAPEKKLGIKGSPTREVYFDNVRIPADRMIGAEGTGFATAMKTLDHTRITIAAQALGIAQGALDYAKGYVTERKQFGKAIADFQGIQFMLADMAMKLEAARQLTYAAAAKSERGDADLTFHGAAAKCFASDVAMEITTDAVQLLGGYGYTRDYPVERMMRDAKITQIYEGTNQVQRIVMARNLP
- a CDS encoding class I SAM-dependent methyltransferase; the protein is MTDPRSAAWDTHAHTRPQRRTTNAKGETTWFNWTQHPDHGPGAEALGLKPGDSVLDLGCGSGGNLAHLATLGMRAVGIDLSGAQLAKARERWAHVDGMELHQSDALAFLAASATSYNAIYSVFGAAYFTDPGQALPAVHGRLLPGGVFAMSQHPPVEGCYGCQASYIPRGPDEDPAIVKRWDHPPAVWTGMLKKHGFEDVTVTVLPAPEHSRRRIGTLLVRGVRGSS